One genomic window of Fusarium keratoplasticum isolate Fu6.1 chromosome 3, whole genome shotgun sequence includes the following:
- a CDS encoding Peptidase S59 domain-containing protein translates to MSFGGGFGGFGQNNNNTNQSSGFGGFGANNTTNTSGFGTNNTGGGFGQTNTSGGLFGGNNNTSSGFGSSTGGFGSNTTGGFGSKPATTFGSTGNTGTGLFGSSNTTTNTGTGFGGFGNTTNNTSTFGSTNTGGGMFGNNNANKTGFGTTSNTGGSLFGGGNTNTTGTGFGGGFGTSNTNTLGGGVGDPPGTAITPFQAHTEKEPNSTSTNSFQNVLFQDPYKKWSAEELRLADYVQGRRHGNASGGGAFGVSSGFGGGFGTNTNTTTTSGFGTNTNTTGGLFGGGNTANNTTTTGFGSTGFGSTATPNNTTGGGLFGNNANKPAGGLFGSSTTNTGGGLFGGGNTNTNTSGFGATNNTGTGFGQTNTNTGGGLFGGAQNKPAGTGFSFGNTNNTATTSGFGNTTNSAFGATNTNTNTGGGLFGNNTNTNQTSSLFGGNNNQQTNTGTGLFGQNNANTNTGGGLFGNNANKPAGGLFGNTAQTNTTGGGLFGGGNTNTNTTGFGATNNAAGGGLFGNKPATGGSLFGGNNTAQTNTGGTGLFGGLGSNNTNQATTGSSLFGNTNNQQQKPNVFGGTNNVTGSSLFGGQNANQGSSLFGASTNQQQQVNGASLLGNSQSANAPQGLTANINDVSAFGSPGLFAGLGGNEVQNPGPLATPLNGSSKPRRSSILPMYKLAPASASRYATPQKRGFGFSYSTYGTPSGSPASSISSTPGNGNLGHSLLGSSRNGGLSRSMSTNNLRRSFNTEDSILAPGAFSNGSQPRWYGSTGSKKLVINRDIRSDLFSTPQKDKSSDAGTGSRKLSKRVSFDTSNVDAEDSTPVRGALPAPEDVGSPSNEETPRQTRPTNGSNGSKTPEMEEVKGKELAIVHEEDNAATPEAASANNFDNAPGQYWMQPPKEDLEKMNRMQRQKVDGFTVGRDNVGYVSFKVPVDISNIDLDDICGGLIVLQPRSATVYPVAAKKPPVGKGLNVPARIALEQSWPRGARDKRISNDPKRFNKHVERLKRIENTAFESYDQDTGIWVFSVEHFTTYGLDDDDSDDEEDVTQQEPVVPPQEMALDTTGSTPMEDDTFEFRMHRGVPGGFDEQAQMYEGDFSGQQSFLGVSSADSAPNDVRLSLDDEYAEDVGEEYDVSEDEDMARSSLEHHLAAEHDDASSEDAQDAVKATPGGILRARMRAVKDSAGPVKLEVADGDDWMEMLRKTVSPVKRDRQLLRELNESPSRQTGVLIDLDKSGNDTLRKSSIWRKSTAKNDRMDNFAASTIGMDKGRGFATSIDLMNSLFEKPKPAPKNLRASIPGKGFPKWPYERQDKNLTIDHDEKVFHDAGRPTWGPDETLVVPRPFVPESGRRSIPRTSDLLSFKRSTIQTETQELRLATFSADSSKRYLNSQDKLTEIRVVDDIPVASLKAASLKDVFHQQDMNDPSSMQEKHVWDLASILFDDLEPHPTQPEHLIRRAELSHFWTDLVDQASSTTIGLAGSSEEKAVACLAGHRVTEACKHLLDGKNFRLATLVPLIGTNDAAKKDMREQLKAWHDSKMLSEFSESIRTIYELLSGNACVCEGMKGVPVEDRLDSFVISKKFGLDWKQSFGLRLWYGIAQFDDLAAAVQGFKNDVDQEKEYLPLPWYIDQGIKPLWDDVDSDRRQDLLWGLLQLYANDASDLEAILRPENSQLSPLDMRLTWQLGLALVSTGKVSFGERATEKADAATIAYASQLTSAGEWLEAVFVLLHLSNSVARKMAIQEHLARHAGSIGDETSTAFGVLVEKFCIPSSWIWEALALYMRSVKKDAYAEVQCLLRAGSFVEAHRVLVKEVAPLAIVEREYDNLSALISQFEGRHMAISSWSLGGEIYNLFLTLIQHRSKGEVPPAIVLERLLAGLHAMDEDVADSEVLRYAAVSDMADETAKEILKATKKKQDMELRAKILNLPLTQDRLLAYSVDLGMDRYREVMSH, encoded by the exons ATGTCTTTCGGCGGCGGTTTCGGTGGCTTCGGCCAAAATAACAACAACACGAACCAGTCGTCAGGCTTTGGCGGCTTCGGAGCCAATAATACTACCAACACCTCAG GCTTCGGGACGAACAACACTGGCGGCGGTTTTGGCCAAACGAACACGTCCGGCGGCCTCTTTGggggcaacaacaacacctcgAGCGGCTTCGGCTCATCGACCG GCGGATTCGGATCCAACACGACTGGCGGCTTCGGCAGCAAGCCTGCCACCACCTTTGGTTCCACTGGCAACACTGGCACCGGCCTCTTTGGATCCTCCAATACCACGACCAATACCGGAACTGGCTTTGGAGGATTTGGCAACACGACCAACAATACCTCGACGTTTGGGAGCACCAACACTGGAGGTGGTATGTTTGGAAACAACAATGCCAACAAGACTGGTTTCGGGACCACATCCAACACCGGCGGTTCGCTCTTTGGCGGTGgaaacaccaacaccactgGAACCGGATTTGGTGGCGGATTCGGCActtccaacaccaacaccctcggcggcggcgtcggtGACCCTCCAGGCACTGCTATAACCCCTTTCCAGGCCCACACCGAGAAGGAGCCAAACAGCACCTCGACCAACTCGTTCCAGAACGTTCTCTTCCAGGACCCTTACAAGAAGTGGTCGGCCGAAGAGCTTCGACTTGCAGACTATGTTCAGGGACGGCGGCATGGCAATgccagcggcggcggtgcGTTTGGCGTGAGCTCGGGTTTTGGTGGAGGTTTTGGCACTAACACAAATACTACCACGACATCAGGCTTCGGAACGAACACGAACACAACTGGCGGTCTCTTCGGAGGAGGAAACaccgccaacaacaccacaaccacaGGCTTCGGCTCTACGGGCTTCGGCTCTACAGCCACtcccaacaacaccaccggTGGAGGCTTGTTCGGCAACAATGCCAACAAACCTGCAGGTGGTCTGTTTGGTAGCAGCACAACGAACACCGGTGGTGGCCTCTTCGGAGGAGGAAACACCAATACCAACACCAGCGGCTTCGGCGCGACGAACAACACCGGAACGGGCTTCGGCCAAACCAACACGAACACCGGTGGTGGTCTCTTCGGAGGTGCCCAGAACAAGCCTGCTGGTACTGGGTTCAGCTTCGGCAACACCAATAACACGGCCACTACAAGTGGTTTTGGAAACACCACGAACAGCGCCTTTGGAgcaaccaacaccaacaccaacactgGCGGTGGCCTCTTTGGCAACAataccaacaccaaccagACTTCAAGCCTCTTCGGTGGTAACAACAACCAGCAGACGAACACTGGAACTGGACTGTTTGGTCAAAACAatgccaacaccaacactGGTGGAGGCTTGTTCGGCAACAACGCCAACAAGCCTGCAGGCGGCCTGTTTGGCAATACCGCTCAGACCAACACTACTGGCGGCGGCCTTTTCGGTGGAGGAAACACCAATACCAACACCACGGGTTTTGGCGCCACGAACAACGCTGCCGGTGGCGGTCTGTTCGGAAACAAGCCTGCCACTGGGGGCTCTCTCTTCGGGGGCAACAACACTGCTCAGACAAACACTGGCGGTACTGGCCTCTTTGGTGGTCTCGGCTCCAACAACACGAACCAGGCGACGACTGGCAGCTCTCTCTTTGGAAACACAAACAACCAACAGCAGAAGCCCAATGTGTTCGGTGGCACCAACAACGTCACTGGATCTAGCTTGTTTGGCGGTCAAAACGCAAACCAGGGCTCGTCTCTCTTTGGCGCAAGCAccaaccagcagcagcaggtgaACGGTGCTTCGCTGCTTGGCAACAGCCAATCAGCCAATGCTCCCCAGGGACTGACAGCGAACATTAATGACGTCTCGGCGTTTGGCTCCCCTGGTTTGTTTGCTGGCTTGGGCGGCAATGAGGTCCAAAACCCGGGCCCTCTTGCTACTCCTCTCAATGGAAGCTCTAAGCCTAGGAGAAGTTCGATCTTGCCCATGTACAAGCTGGCGCCTGCATCCGCATCTCGCTATGCCACTCCCCAGAAGAGGGGCTTTGGTTTCTCGTACAGCACCTACGGCACTCCCTCAGGCAGCCCTGCTAGTAGCATCTCGAGCACGCCTGGAAACGGAAACCTCGGCCACAGCTTGCTGGGCTCTAGTCGTAATGGTGGATTGAGCAGGAGCATGtcaaccaacaacctccGTCGCAGCTTCAACACTGAGGACAGTATCCTTGCCCCTGGAGCGTTTTCTAATGGATCTCAGCCTCGGTGGTACGGCAGCACTGGCTCCAAGAAGCTTGTCATCAACAGAGACATTAGAAGTGATCTGTTCTCGACTCCGCAGAAGGACAAGTCATCTGACGCTGGCACCGGATCCCGCAAGCTTTCGAAGCGCGTAAGCTTCGACACAAGCAacgtcgatgccgaggataGTACTCCTGTTCGCGGCGCTCTTCCCGCCCCCGAGGATGTCGGCAGCCCCTCCAACGAGGAGACTCCCCGCCAGACTCGTCCGACCAACGGTTCGAACGGCTCCAAGACTcctgagatggaggaggttaagggcaaggagcttgcCATCGTCCATGAAGAAGACAACGCGGCCACCCCAGAAGCTGCTTCGGCTAACAACTTCGATAATGCTCCCGGTCAATACTGGATGCAGCCCCCCAAGGAGGATCTCGAAAAGATGAACCGCATGCAGCGACAGAAGGTTGACGGCTTCACTGTTGGACGTGACAACGTTGGATACGTCTCTTTCAAGGTCCCCGTTGACATCAGCAACATTGACCTTGACGACATTTGCGGTGGCCTGATTGTTCTTCAACCCCGATCAGCCACTGTCTATCCTgtggcagccaagaagccacCTGTTGGAAAGGGTCTCAACGTGCCCGCGCGAATCGCCCTGGAACAGTCCTGGCCTCGTGGAGCTCGCGACAAGAGAATCTCCAACGATCCCAAGCGATTCAACAAGCATGTCGAGCGTCTTAAGCGAATCGAGAACACGGCCTTTGAGAGCTACGATCAGGATACGGGCATCTGGGTCTTCTCGGTTGAGCACTTTACCACCTACggcctcgatgatgatgactcggatgatgaggaagatgtcACCCAGCAGGAGCCTGTGGTGCCCCCCCAAGAAATGGCTCTGGATACCACTGGCAGCACTCCAATGGAGGACGACACCTTTGAGTTCCGGATGCACCGAGGCGTGCCCGGTGGCTTTGACGAGCAGGCGCAGATGTATGAAGGTGATTTCTCTGGCCAGCAGTCTTTTTTAGGGGTTAGCTCCGCGGATTCCGCACCCAACGATGTCAGGCTGTCTCTCGATGATGAGTACGCCGAAGATGTGGGTGAGGAATATGACGTGTCCGAGGATGAAGACATGGCGAGGTCTTCCCTTGAACACCATCTTGCCGCGGAGCATGACGATGCCTCGTCCGAGGATGCCCAggatgccgtcaaggccacTCCTGGAGGCATCCTCAGAGCTAGAATGCGAGCTGTGAAGGACTCTGCTGGTCCTGTGAAGCTCGAGGTTGCAGATGGAGATGACTGGatggagatgttgaggaagacTGTCAGCCCTGTCAAGCGAGATCGACAGCTTCTCAGGGAGCTGAACGAATCCCCTTCGAGACAGACCGGTGTGCTGATCGACCTTGATAAGAGCGGGAACGACACATTGCGGAAGTCGTCGatctggaggaagagcaCAGCCAAGAATGACAGGATGGATAATTTTGCTGCCAGTACTATTGGCATGGACAAGGGACGTGGTTTTGCGACGAGTATCGACCTCATGAACTCTCTgttcgagaagcccaagccagCACCCAAGAATCTTCGAGCCTCTATCCCTGGCAAAGGCTTCCCCAAG TGGCCCTACGAGCGACAAGACAAGAATTTGACTATTGATCATGACGAAAAGGTCTTCCACGACGCAGGCCGGCCGACCTGGGGACCCGATGAGACACTCGTTGTTCCTCGACCGTTTGTCCCTGAGAGCGGTCGACGGTCGATTCCTCGGACCTCGGACCTCCTTTCCTTCAAGCGTTCTACGATTCAGACGGAAACGCAGGAGCTTCGATTGGCCACCTTCTCTGCAGAT TCCTCCAAGAGGTATCTCAACAGCCAGGATAAGCTGACCGAGATCCGAGTGGTTGACGATATTCCCGTAGCCTCACTGAAGGCAGCTAGTCTGAAGGATGTTTTCCATCAACAGGACATGAATGACCCGTCTAGTATGCAGGAGAAGCATGTCTGGGACCTGGCGAGCATTCTCTTTGACGACCTGGAACCCCATCCTACCCAGCCCGAGCACCTGATCCGAAGGGCTGAGCTGTCTCATTTTTGGACCGACTTGGTTGATCaagcttcatcaacaaccatTGGCCTTGCAGGTTCGAGTGAAGAGAAGGCTGTCGCTTGCCTTGCCGGTCACCGGGTTACTGAGGCTTGCAAGCACCTTCTCGATGGCAAGAACTTCCGCCTCGCCACCCTCGTCCCCCTCATTGGCACCAAtgatgctgccaagaaggataTGAGGGAACAGCTCAAGGCCTGGCACGACTCGAAGATGCTCTCAGAGTTCTCTGAATCGATCCGGACCATCTATGAGCTCCTGAGTGGTAACGCGTGTGTCTGCGAAGGTATGAAGGGAGTTCCTGTCGAGGACCGACTGGACTCGTTTGTCATTTCCAAGAAGTTTGGGCTGGACTGGAAGCAATCCTTCGGTCTCCGACTGTGGTATGGAATAGCGCAGTTTGACGACCTGGCGGCCGCAGTCCAAGGGTTCAAGAATGATGTGGACCAGGAGAAGGAGTATCTGCCACTCCCATGGTACATCGACCAGGGTATCAAGCCGCTGTGGGATGACGTGGACTCTGACCGCAGACAAGATCTCCTCTGGGGTCTCTTGCAGCTGTACGCAAACGATGCTTCTGACCTGGAGGCTATCTTGCGGCCCGAAAACTCGCAGCTCTCGCCTCTTGACATGCGGTTGACATGGCAACTGGGCCTTGCACTGGTGTCTACTGGCAAGGTCTCGTTTGGGGAGAGGGCCACTGAGAAGGCCGACGCTGCTACTATCGCCTACGCATCACAACTTACCAGCGCTGGCGAGTGGCTTGAGGCTGTGTTCGTGCTGCTCCACCTGAGCAACTCGGTTGCCCGAAAGATGGCCATTCAAGAACACCTGGCCCGACACGCCGGTTCGATTGGGGATGAGACAAGCACGGCATTTGGAGTCCTGGTCGAGAAGTTCTGCATTCCCTCGTCGTGGATCTGggaggctctggctctgtATATGCGCAGCGTGAAGAAGGATGCATATGCCGAAGTCCAGTGCCTTCTGCGCGCTGGCTCCTTTGTCGAGGCTCACCGGGTGCTGGTTAAGGAGGTTGCGCCTTTGGCGATTGTGGAGCGCGAGTATGACAACCTGTCAGCTCTCATCTCTCAGTTTGAGGGCCGGCACATGGCTATTTCGAGCTGGTCATTGGGTGGAGAGATTTATAACCTCTTCTTGACGTTGATTCAGCATCGAAGCAAGGGCGAGGTGCCACCAGCTATTGTGTTGGAGAGACTTCTTGCTGGGTTGCATGCGATGGACGAGGACGTGGCAGATTCAGAGGTTTTGCGGTACGCTGCTGTGTCGGACATGGCAGATGAGACTGCCAAGGAGATTTTGAAGGCTACAAAGAAAAAACAG GACATGGAACTTCGGGCCAAGATTCTCAACTTGCCCCTGACACAGGACCGCCTGCTGGCATACTCGGTGGACCTGGGCATGGATCGTTATCGGGAGGTGATGTCTCATTAA